The following coding sequences are from one Triticum aestivum cultivar Chinese Spring chromosome 5A, IWGSC CS RefSeq v2.1, whole genome shotgun sequence window:
- the LOC123101829 gene encoding probable L-gulonolactone oxidase 4, whose translation MEASRSSSLLPAALLLALSLLLSHRAGSSPPPDAVTCARGTSDCTLANVYGSFPDRTACRAADAAFPRTEAELVAAVAAAAAAKRKVKAVPRHSHSFPKLACAGGREGTIISTARLNRTVSVDAATGLMTVEGGMVLRDLIRDAAAAGLALPHSPYWYGVSIGGLLATGAHGSSLWGKGSAVHEYVVGMRIVTPAPASQGFAVVRELGADHPDLDAAKVSLGVLGVVSQVTLQLQPMFKRSVTFLERDDSDLAAQVAVWGHLHEFGDMTWLPRQGKVIYREDDRVDVSSPGDGLNDYLGFRSFPTLGLIIARVAEEHVEESNDMARCLAAGVLPASFPMQAYGFTNDGSSFTGYPVVGYQHRIQASGSCIDAKDNLLRSSCPWDPRVRSLFFYNTGFSVTLSKAPALVADMQRLRDLNPRALCSLDAKMGVLIRYVGASSAYLGKTEDSVNFDFTYYRSYTQGRPRAHSDVIDELEQMALRKYGAVPQWGKNRNFAFDGAIAKYAKAGEFLKVKERYDPDGVFSSEWSDHVLGIDGSPNIVQKGCAIEGLCICSHDSHCAPEQGYYCRPGKVYTEARVCSFRPTSHRDHNDEI comes from the exons ATGGAAGCTAGCAGGTCGTCCTCGTTGCTTCCGGCGGCTCTCCTCCTGGCCCTGAGCCTCCTCCTGAGCCACCGCGCCGGCTCCAGCCCTCCGCCGGACGCGGTGACctgcgcccgcggcacgtccgactGCACCCTCGCCAACGTCTACGGCTCCTTCCCGGACCGCACCGCCTGCCGCGCCGCCGACGCCGCGTTCCCGCGCACCGAGGCCGAGCTGGTGGCCGCcgtggcggccgcggcggcggccaagCGCAAGGTGAAGGCGGTCCCTAGGCACTCCCACAGCTTCCCCAAGCTGGCCTGCGCGGGCGGCCGCGAGGGCACCATCATCAGCACGGCGCGGCTCAACCGGACGGTCAGCGTCGACGCTGCCACAGGGCTGATGACCGTGGAGGGCGGCATGGTGCTCCGCGACCTGAtccgcgacgccgccgccgcgggGCTCGCGCTGCCGCACTCGCCCTACTGGTACGGCGTCAGCATCGGGGGCCTGCTGGCCACGGGCGCGCACGGGAGCTCGCTCTGGGGGAAGGGCAGCGCCGTACACGAGTACGTGGTCGGGATGAGGATCGTGACGCCGGCGCCGGCGAGCCAGGGGTTCGCGGTGGTCAGGGAGCTCGGTGCCGACCACCCGGACCTGGACGCGGCCAAGGTCTCGCTCGGCGTCCTTGGCGTCGTCTCCCAG GTTACTCTGCAGTTGCAACCGATGTTCAAGCGGTCCGTCACGTTCTTGGAGCGCGACGACTCGGACTTGGCAGCACAGGTGGCCGTGTGGGGCCATCTGCACGAGTTCGGCGACATGACATGGCTGCCACGCCAGGGGAAGGTCATCTACCGCGAGGATGACCGTGTCGATGTCTCGTCGCCCGGCGATGGCCTCAACGACTACCTCGGCTTCCGCTCCTTCCCGACGCTGGGGCTCATCATCGCAAGAGTCGCGGAGGAGCATGTGGAGGAAAGCAACGACATGGCACGGTGCCTAGCCGCAGGGGTGCTGCCTGCATCATTCCCCATGCAGGCGTATGGCTTCACGAACGACGGTTCCTCCTTCACGGGATACCCGGTGGTCGGGTACCAGCACCGCATCCAGGCGTCCGGCTCATGCATCGATGCCAAGGACAACCTGCTCCGCTCATCATGCCCATGGGACCCACGCGTCCGAAGCCTCTTCTTCTACAACACTGGCTTCAGCGTCACGCTCTCCAAAGCCCCAGCGTTGGTCGCCGACATGCAACGACTCCGCGACCTGAACCCGCGCGCCCTATGCAGCCTCGACGCGAAGATGGGCGTGCTCATCCGCTATGTTGGGGCCTCCTCCGCCTACCTCGGCAAGACGGAGGACTCGGTCAACTTTGACTTCACCTACTACCGGAGCTACACCCAAGGCAGGCCGCGTGCTCACTCTGATGTGATCGACGAGCTCGAACAAATGGCTTTGCGCAAGTATGGCGCAGTCCCGCAATGGGGCAAGAACCGCAACTTCGCCTTCGACGGCGCCATCGCCAAGTACGCAAAGGCCGGCGAGTTCCTCAAAGTGAAGGAGAGGTACGACCCAGACGGGGTCTTCTCTAGCGAGTGGAGCGACCACGTGCTCGGCATCGATGGTAGCCCCAACATAGTCCAAAAGGGTTGCGCCATCGAAGGGCTTTGCATATGCTCTCACGACTCGCACTGTGCGCCAGAACAAGGCTATTACTGTCGGCCTGGAAAGGTGTACACGGAGGCAAGGGTATGCTCCTTCCGACCCACCTCACACCGCGACCACAACGACGAAATATGA